The Vibrio agarivorans genome window below encodes:
- the arcA gene encoding arginine deiminase — translation MSKLYVGSEVGQLRRVLLNRPERALTHLTPSNCHELLFDDVLAVEAAGEEHDVFANTLRNQDVEVLLLHDLLEETLAVPEAKAWLLNTQISDFRYGPTFANDLREYLASMDDHHLATVLLGGLAYSELKLKSDSMLPKMHRPLDFVIEPLPNHLFTRDTSCWIYGGVSLNPMMKPARQRETNHLRAIYRWHPVFAGQDFVKYFGNEDLHYDNANIEGGDVLVIGKGAVLIGMSERTTPQGVENLAAKLFANGQATQVIAIELPKHRSCMHLDTVMTHMDIDTFSMYPEIMRNDLPTWRISPKNGSVKVEQVPNFIHAIELALGLDYLKIITTGGDSYEAEREQWNDANNVLTVKPGVVIGYERNVYTNEKYDKAGITVLPIPGNELGRGRGGARCMSCPIERDGL, via the coding sequence ATGAGTAAGTTGTACGTTGGGTCCGAGGTTGGACAATTAAGGCGAGTGCTACTTAACCGCCCAGAACGCGCGCTCACCCACCTCACTCCATCAAACTGTCATGAACTGTTGTTTGATGATGTACTGGCTGTTGAAGCTGCAGGTGAAGAGCACGATGTATTTGCAAATACATTGCGTAATCAAGATGTCGAAGTACTGTTATTGCACGACCTTCTCGAAGAGACACTGGCGGTACCTGAAGCCAAAGCCTGGCTACTCAACACTCAAATTTCAGATTTTCGTTACGGCCCGACTTTCGCTAATGACCTAAGAGAATACTTAGCCTCAATGGATGACCACCACCTAGCCACCGTGCTTCTTGGTGGATTGGCCTACTCTGAACTTAAGCTTAAGTCGGACTCGATGCTACCTAAAATGCACCGACCTCTCGACTTTGTCATCGAGCCTCTGCCTAACCACCTGTTTACTCGTGATACCTCTTGCTGGATTTATGGCGGTGTTTCATTAAACCCAATGATGAAACCGGCTCGCCAGCGTGAAACGAACCATTTACGTGCCATTTATCGCTGGCACCCAGTGTTTGCTGGCCAAGACTTTGTGAAGTACTTCGGTAATGAAGACTTGCACTACGATAACGCCAATATTGAAGGTGGTGATGTTTTGGTTATCGGTAAAGGTGCGGTGCTCATCGGTATGTCTGAGCGCACCACACCACAAGGTGTTGAGAACCTCGCCGCTAAGTTGTTTGCTAATGGCCAAGCGACACAAGTCATCGCGATTGAACTACCGAAGCATCGCTCATGCATGCATCTTGATACGGTCATGACCCACATGGATATCGATACCTTCTCCATGTACCCAGAGATCATGCGTAATGACTTGCCCACTTGGCGAATCTCACCGAAAAATGGCTCAGTAAAAGTTGAGCAAGTCCCGAACTTCATTCATGCGATTGAGCTCGCACTTGGGTTGGACTATCTCAAAATCATCACTACGGGCGGGGATAGCTATGAGGCAGAACGTGAGCAGTGGAATGATGCCAACAACGTCCTTACCGTAAAACCTGGTGTTGTGATTGGTTATGAACGTAACGTCTACACCAACGAAAAATACGACAAAGCTGGGATCACTGTTCTCCCTATTCCGGGTAATGAGCTTGGACGAGGCCGTGGTGGCGCTCGCTGTATGAGCTGTCCTATTGAGCGTGATGGGTTATAA
- the rraB gene encoding ribonuclease E inhibitor RraB has product MSHEDEYMSVEELIEFQKEETRGIIQALLEDGSDPDSLYDIEHHLFAEDFDKLEKAVVEAFKMGFEVLEAEETEDEDGKKLLCCDATMESALDAEAIDAQVEKLVHLAEKYDIIYDGWGTFYEGEDAIYPEEDDDEE; this is encoded by the coding sequence ATGTCTCATGAAGATGAATACATGTCTGTTGAAGAATTGATTGAATTTCAGAAGGAAGAGACCCGCGGTATCATTCAAGCTTTGCTGGAAGATGGTAGCGATCCTGACTCGCTTTACGACATTGAGCACCATCTGTTCGCTGAAGATTTTGACAAGCTAGAAAAAGCCGTTGTTGAAGCGTTCAAAATGGGCTTTGAAGTATTAGAAGCAGAAGAAACCGAAGATGAAGATGGCAAGAAGCTTCTATGCTGTGATGCAACAATGGAGTCTGCACTTGATGCAGAAGCGATTGATGCACAGGTAGAAAAGCTGGTCCATCTTGCAGAGAAGTACGACATCATCTATGACGGGTGGGGTACGTTCTACGAGGGTGAAGACGCGATTTACCCAGAAGAAGATGACGACGAAGAGTAA
- the epd gene encoding erythrose-4-phosphate dehydrogenase, whose protein sequence is MLRVAINGFGRIGRNVLRAVYESGKHQQIQVVAVNELAQPDAMAHLLQYDTSHGRFHKRISNDQEHIYVHHESGEYDSIRILHLAEVDLLPWRDLGVDIVLDCTGVFGSQADGQAHIQAGADKVLFSHPGSNDLDNTIIYGVNQDTLRAEHKVVSNGSCTTNCIVPIIQALDDAFGIDSGTITTIHSSMNDQQVIDAYHTDLRRTRSASQSIIPVDTKLHKGIERIFPKFSNKFEAISVRVPTVNVTAMDLSVTINTNVKVNDVNQTIVNASQCTLRGIVDYTEAPLVSIDFNHDPHSAIVDGTQTRVSNGHLVKMLVWCDNEWGFANRMLDTALAMQASDKSE, encoded by the coding sequence ATGTTAAGAGTTGCCATTAATGGATTTGGCCGCATTGGGCGCAATGTTCTTAGAGCGGTTTATGAAAGCGGTAAGCATCAACAGATTCAGGTCGTTGCAGTAAACGAGTTGGCCCAACCGGATGCGATGGCTCACCTGCTTCAATATGATACCAGTCATGGGCGTTTTCATAAGCGCATCTCCAACGATCAAGAACACATCTACGTTCACCATGAAAGTGGTGAATACGATTCCATCCGTATTCTGCATTTGGCAGAGGTTGATCTGCTTCCTTGGCGAGACTTAGGGGTCGATATCGTGCTCGACTGCACCGGAGTATTTGGCTCACAGGCAGATGGTCAGGCGCACATTCAAGCTGGTGCAGACAAAGTGCTGTTTTCTCACCCTGGCAGCAACGATTTAGACAACACAATTATCTATGGTGTTAACCAAGACACTTTGCGCGCAGAGCACAAGGTGGTCTCAAACGGTTCGTGCACGACTAACTGTATTGTGCCAATCATCCAAGCTCTCGATGATGCGTTTGGGATTGATTCTGGCACCATCACCACGATTCACTCTTCAATGAATGACCAGCAAGTCATTGATGCCTATCACACTGATTTACGTCGAACTCGCTCAGCGAGTCAGTCCATCATCCCTGTTGATACAAAACTTCATAAAGGGATTGAAAGAATTTTTCCGAAATTTTCTAACAAATTTGAGGCCATTTCTGTGCGTGTACCGACGGTAAATGTGACCGCGATGGACTTAAGTGTCACAATTAATACAAATGTGAAAGTTAATGACGTAAATCAAACCATTGTGAATGCCTCTCAGTGTACATTACGGGGTATCGTTGACTATACTGAAGCGCCGCTCGTTTCCATCGATTTTAATCATGATCCCCACAGTGCGATCGTTGATGGAACCCAAACAAGAGTGAGCAATGGGCATCTCGTCAAGATGCTCGTCTGGTGCGATAACGAATGGGGTTTTGCCAACCGAATGCTGGATACAGCACTGGCAATGCAAGCATCAGACAAGAGCGAATAA
- a CDS encoding phosphoglycerate kinase — protein MSVIKMTDLDLAGKRVFIRADLNVPVKDGKVTSDARILASLPTIKMCLEAGAKVMVTSHLGRPTEGEYAEEFSLQPVVNYLNDALECDVKLAKDYLNGLELNAGELVVLENVRFNKGEKKNEEELSKAYAALCDVFVMDAFGTAHRAQASTHGVGMNAPVACAGPLLAAELEALGKAMDNPERPLVAIVGGSKVSTKLTVLESLSKVADQLVVGGGIANTFIAADGHNVGKSLYEADLVETAQKLMKECSIPVATDVACAKAFDENAEAEIKHVSEVSDDDMIFDLGPDSTAALAEIIGNAKTILWNGPVGVFEFKNFEAGTAGISKAIAESAGFSVAGGGDTLAAIDKFGIKADVSYISTGGGAFLEFVEGKVLPAVAMLEERAK, from the coding sequence ATGTCTGTAATCAAGATGACTGACCTGGATCTAGCAGGTAAACGCGTATTCATCCGTGCTGACCTTAACGTTCCAGTAAAAGACGGCAAAGTAACTTCAGATGCACGTATTCTTGCATCACTTCCTACTATCAAAATGTGTCTAGAAGCTGGCGCTAAAGTGATGGTGACATCTCACCTAGGCCGTCCAACGGAAGGCGAGTACGCAGAAGAGTTCTCTCTACAACCTGTTGTTAACTACCTAAACGATGCACTTGAGTGTGACGTTAAACTAGCGAAAGACTACCTAAACGGTCTAGAGCTTAACGCTGGTGAGCTAGTTGTTCTTGAAAACGTTCGCTTCAACAAAGGCGAGAAGAAGAACGAAGAAGAACTATCTAAAGCATACGCAGCACTTTGTGACGTATTCGTAATGGATGCATTCGGTACGGCGCACCGTGCACAAGCATCAACTCACGGTGTTGGCATGAACGCTCCTGTAGCGTGTGCAGGCCCTCTACTAGCTGCTGAACTTGAAGCACTAGGTAAAGCGATGGACAACCCAGAGCGTCCACTAGTGGCTATCGTTGGTGGTTCTAAAGTATCTACTAAGCTGACGGTTCTTGAGTCTCTATCTAAAGTTGCTGACCAACTTGTTGTTGGTGGCGGTATCGCGAACACGTTCATCGCTGCTGACGGCCACAACGTAGGTAAGTCTCTATACGAAGCTGACCTAGTTGAAACTGCTCAGAAACTAATGAAAGAGTGTTCTATCCCAGTAGCAACTGACGTTGCATGTGCGAAAGCATTTGACGAGAACGCTGAAGCTGAAATCAAGCATGTTTCAGAAGTTTCTGACGACGACATGATCTTCGACCTAGGTCCAGATTCAACAGCAGCACTTGCTGAAATCATCGGCAACGCGAAAACTATCCTTTGGAACGGCCCTGTAGGCGTATTCGAATTCAAGAACTTCGAAGCAGGTACAGCTGGTATCTCTAAAGCAATCGCAGAATCTGCAGGTTTCTCTGTAGCAGGTGGTGGTGACACGCTAGCGGCTATCGACAAGTTCGGTATCAAAGCTGACGTATCTTACATCTCAACAGGCGGCGGTGCTTTCCTTGAGTTTGTTGAAGGTAAAGTACTTCCAGCAGTAGCGATGCTAGAAGAGCGCGCTAAGTAA
- the fbaA gene encoding class II fructose-bisphosphate aldolase, protein MSKIFDFVKPGVISGDDVQKVFEVAKENKFALPAVNVVGTDSVNAVLEAAAKVKSPVVVQFSNGGAAFFAGKGVKLEGQGAQILGAVAGAKYVHAVAEAYGVPVILHTDHAAKKLLPWIDGLLDAGEEFFAQTGKPLFSSHMLDLSEESLEENIETCAKYLERMAKMNMTIEIELGCTGGEEDGVDNSDMDASELYTSPEDVAYAYEKLSAVSHRFTIAASFGNVHGVYKPGNVVLTPTILRDSQAYCAEKFGIAPNALNFVFHGGSGSTEAEIQESIGYGVIKMNIDTDTQWATWDGVRAYEAENRDFLQGQIGNPTGEDAPNKKYYDPRVWLRAGQASMVARLEKAFADLNAVDVL, encoded by the coding sequence ATGTCTAAGATCTTCGATTTCGTAAAACCAGGTGTTATCTCTGGCGACGACGTACAGAAAGTATTTGAAGTAGCTAAAGAGAACAAATTTGCTCTTCCTGCAGTAAACGTTGTTGGTACTGACTCTGTAAACGCAGTACTAGAAGCAGCAGCTAAAGTTAAGTCTCCAGTTGTTGTTCAGTTCTCAAACGGCGGTGCAGCTTTCTTCGCTGGTAAAGGCGTTAAACTTGAAGGTCAAGGTGCACAAATCCTTGGCGCTGTTGCTGGTGCTAAATACGTTCACGCTGTAGCTGAAGCTTACGGTGTTCCAGTTATCCTGCACACTGACCACGCTGCTAAGAAACTTCTTCCATGGATCGACGGTCTACTAGACGCGGGTGAAGAGTTCTTCGCGCAAACTGGTAAGCCTCTATTCTCTTCTCACATGCTAGACCTTTCTGAAGAGTCTCTAGAAGAGAACATCGAAACATGTGCTAAGTACCTAGAGCGCATGGCTAAAATGAACATGACAATCGAGATCGAACTTGGTTGTACTGGTGGTGAAGAAGACGGCGTTGATAACTCTGATATGGACGCATCTGAGCTTTACACTTCTCCAGAAGACGTTGCTTACGCATACGAGAAACTAAGCGCTGTTTCACACCGCTTCACTATCGCGGCTTCTTTCGGTAACGTACACGGCGTTTACAAGCCAGGTAACGTTGTTCTAACTCCAACTATCCTACGTGACTCTCAAGCATACTGTGCAGAGAAGTTCGGTATCGCACCTAACGCTCTAAACTTCGTATTCCACGGCGGTTCTGGTTCTACTGAAGCAGAAATCCAAGAGTCTATCGGCTACGGTGTTATCAAAATGAACATCGATACTGATACACAGTGGGCTACATGGGACGGCGTTCGTGCATACGAAGCTGAGAACCGTGACTTCCTACAAGGTCAAATCGGTAACCCTACTGGTGAAGACGCGCCAAACAAGAAGTACTACGATCCACGCGTATGGCTACGTGCTGGTCAAGCTTCAATGGTTGCTCGCCTAGAGAAAGCATTCGCTGACCTAAACGCTGTAGACGTACTATAA
- the mscS gene encoding small-conductance mechanosensitive channel MscS, translating to MSTESTGIETPLVDGVAEAEKWLTNNSDLLIQYGVNILSALLILFIGNIIVKAVANSVSKVLEKKKMDKAVVEFIHGLVRYLLFVIVLIAALGRVGVQTASVVAVIGAAGLAVGLALQGSLSNFAAGVLIVAFRPFKSGDYVEIGGVAGSVESIQIFQTVLKTPDNKMVVVPNASVINGAITNYSRHDTRRVDMVIGVSYNSDLQLTKQVIRETLEKDERILKDPDMTIGVLALADSSVNFVVRPWCKTADYWDVFFDSQQAIKEALDAAGIEIPFPQMDVHLNKVEA from the coding sequence ATGTCAACAGAATCAACAGGCATTGAGACTCCACTTGTGGATGGAGTTGCAGAAGCTGAAAAATGGTTAACGAATAATAGCGATCTATTGATTCAGTACGGAGTGAATATTCTTTCTGCACTACTGATTCTATTTATCGGTAATATCATCGTTAAAGCGGTAGCGAATAGCGTTTCGAAAGTGCTCGAAAAGAAAAAAATGGATAAAGCGGTCGTTGAGTTTATCCATGGTTTAGTTCGTTACCTGCTATTTGTGATTGTTCTTATTGCAGCACTAGGCAGAGTCGGCGTACAAACCGCTTCAGTCGTTGCGGTTATTGGTGCTGCCGGTTTAGCAGTCGGTCTTGCTCTTCAAGGCTCACTATCGAACTTCGCTGCAGGGGTATTGATTGTGGCTTTCCGCCCATTCAAGTCCGGAGATTACGTTGAAATCGGTGGTGTTGCTGGCTCAGTCGAGTCAATTCAGATCTTCCAAACCGTTCTAAAAACACCAGATAACAAGATGGTTGTGGTTCCGAATGCTTCTGTGATCAACGGTGCAATCACTAACTATTCTCGTCACGATACACGCCGTGTAGATATGGTAATCGGTGTTTCTTACAATTCAGATCTTCAACTGACGAAGCAAGTGATCCGTGAAACGCTAGAAAAAGACGAGCGTATTCTTAAAGATCCTGATATGACGATCGGCGTTTTAGCGTTAGCAGATTCGTCGGTTAACTTCGTAGTTCGTCCATGGTGCAAAACTGCCGACTATTGGGACGTATTCTTTGATTCTCAACAAGCAATCAAAGAAGCCTTAGATGCAGCTGGTATTGAAATTCCATTCCCACAAATGGATGTGCATTTAAATAAAGTTGAGGCGTAA
- a CDS encoding YbaK/EbsC family protein has protein sequence MDANSDYIAQKSHDLYLWTLEHLAQHSIDFSQWQHEPILDFVTDVKVAQQLGWQGVHSKSLFLKLKGTERYAVYLTDKDSRLDSKAIKEVLGKRVSICPDQEMVDKLGCYPGAVCPFGLEDEISLVIDKRLLEANEVLYTPGRPDITFGLSQSSLKQLLTTLSNPIHLL, from the coding sequence ATGGATGCTAATTCTGACTATATCGCCCAAAAGTCACACGACCTGTATTTGTGGACACTTGAACACCTGGCCCAACACAGCATCGACTTTTCTCAATGGCAACATGAGCCGATTTTAGACTTCGTCACCGATGTTAAAGTCGCGCAGCAGCTTGGTTGGCAAGGTGTCCACAGCAAAAGCTTGTTCTTAAAACTAAAAGGGACAGAGCGCTATGCTGTCTACCTCACCGATAAAGACTCGCGTCTGGATAGCAAAGCGATAAAAGAGGTTCTAGGCAAGCGAGTGTCGATTTGTCCCGATCAAGAGATGGTGGATAAGCTGGGGTGTTATCCCGGTGCAGTGTGCCCTTTCGGGCTTGAAGATGAGATTAGTTTAGTCATCGATAAACGCCTTCTCGAAGCAAATGAAGTGCTCTATACCCCCGGAAGGCCAGACATCACCTTTGGTTTATCACAATCAAGCCTCAAGCAACTACTCACTACTTTGAGCAACCCTATTCACTTGCTTTAA
- a CDS encoding alkyl/aryl-sulfatase, whose translation MQPRETMKLNKTLIALSMVSSLPVLAAGGSKPVGDITAYGKPASEHTIQANHTFAESLDFADVDAFANNDKGLIVPLTNETRKSLSDRFSHLHKGQSIAANAPDTVNPSLWRQAQLNHSADGLYQVREGIYQVRGTDLSSASFIRSENGWIVYDVLLTQEAMAASLDFFLDNVPEGGDLPVVAMIYSHSHADHFGGSRAIKDRFPDVKVYAPHGFIKETVDENVLAGNAMSRRTAYQYGSTLGKASETGAIDAALANGLSQGMITLVAPDETFPSSEDQKFYSTTIDGLEIVFMDTAGTEAPSGSAAYIPSMNALWTGEMMYHGMHNIYTLRGAKVRDALKWSKDINAMINAWGGDIEYLFGSHSSPIWGNENINEFMKLQRDNYGFVHNQTLRLANNGMVMQDIGAKITDELPESIRQAWHTNGYHGTYSHNARAVYNMYLGYFDMNPANLNPLPVKEEAEKFVEYMGGADAVVKKAKQDFSEGHYRFVSTALNKVVIAQPDHLEARKLLADSFEQQGYQAEGAGWRNIFLTGAQELRIGTMPGAPKTASPDVLSEMTVTNLLDYLAVQVVAKDADKVPFTMNIAVPDIDEKHFVEMSNGNLSNIEVSDFGQSADAMLSINKTDLTKILLGETTMADLLKSGQANIEGNVEVLNKLQSVSVRFDDKFEIVPRPEEGQKVDAQLYGPVKSAL comes from the coding sequence ATTCAACCGAGAGAGACTATGAAGCTGAATAAGACGTTAATCGCACTTTCAATGGTCAGTTCACTCCCCGTTTTGGCCGCAGGGGGCTCAAAACCTGTGGGTGACATTACTGCCTATGGTAAGCCAGCGAGTGAGCACACGATTCAAGCGAACCACACCTTTGCAGAGAGCTTAGATTTTGCTGATGTGGACGCCTTTGCCAATAACGATAAAGGGCTTATCGTTCCCCTGACAAATGAAACACGTAAGAGTTTAAGCGATCGCTTCTCACACCTGCATAAGGGTCAGTCTATTGCTGCAAACGCGCCAGATACGGTCAACCCATCACTGTGGCGACAGGCTCAGCTCAACCACTCTGCCGATGGGCTCTATCAAGTTCGTGAAGGTATTTATCAGGTGCGAGGCACCGACCTCTCATCAGCCTCATTTATCCGCAGTGAAAATGGCTGGATTGTCTATGATGTGTTGCTCACACAAGAAGCCATGGCAGCATCACTGGACTTCTTTCTAGATAACGTACCTGAGGGCGGCGATCTTCCTGTGGTTGCAATGATCTACTCTCATAGTCATGCGGATCACTTTGGTGGCTCAAGAGCCATTAAAGACCGCTTCCCTGATGTTAAGGTCTATGCCCCACATGGCTTCATTAAAGAGACCGTTGATGAAAATGTATTAGCAGGCAATGCCATGTCACGCCGTACTGCTTATCAATACGGTAGTACCCTAGGCAAAGCCTCTGAAACGGGCGCAATAGATGCTGCACTCGCCAATGGCTTGTCACAAGGCATGATCACGCTAGTCGCACCAGATGAAACCTTCCCGAGCAGCGAAGATCAAAAATTCTATAGTACAACGATTGATGGGCTAGAGATCGTCTTTATGGATACCGCTGGCACTGAAGCGCCATCAGGCAGTGCCGCTTATATTCCTTCAATGAATGCGCTCTGGACAGGTGAGATGATGTATCACGGTATGCATAACATCTACACGCTACGTGGTGCAAAAGTGCGTGATGCCCTCAAGTGGTCAAAAGACATCAATGCGATGATCAACGCGTGGGGTGGCGATATTGAATACCTCTTCGGCTCTCATTCATCACCGATTTGGGGTAATGAGAACATCAACGAATTTATGAAGTTGCAGCGCGACAACTATGGTTTTGTCCACAACCAAACCCTGCGCTTAGCCAACAACGGTATGGTGATGCAGGATATTGGCGCCAAGATCACGGATGAACTTCCTGAGTCTATCCGCCAAGCATGGCACACCAATGGCTACCACGGCACATATAGCCACAACGCACGTGCGGTCTACAACATGTACTTAGGGTACTTTGATATGAACCCGGCGAACCTCAACCCACTGCCAGTCAAAGAAGAGGCAGAAAAATTTGTTGAGTACATGGGCGGCGCCGACGCTGTAGTGAAAAAAGCCAAACAAGACTTCAGTGAGGGTCACTACCGCTTTGTGTCAACTGCACTAAACAAAGTGGTGATTGCACAGCCAGATCACCTTGAGGCACGCAAGCTACTCGCAGACAGCTTTGAACAGCAAGGTTATCAAGCCGAAGGAGCGGGTTGGCGAAATATCTTCTTAACGGGCGCACAAGAGTTACGTATCGGTACCATGCCTGGCGCACCAAAAACGGCATCGCCGGATGTGTTAAGTGAAATGACGGTCACGAACCTGCTTGACTACTTAGCCGTTCAGGTCGTGGCAAAAGATGCGGATAAAGTGCCATTCACCATGAACATTGCCGTGCCTGATATTGATGAGAAACACTTTGTTGAGATGTCGAACGGCAACCTTAGCAACATCGAAGTATCAGATTTTGGCCAGTCAGCCGATGCGATGCTAAGCATCAACAAAACCGACCTGACGAAGATCTTACTCGGTGAAACCACCATGGCAGACCTTCTCAAATCAGGTCAAGCCAACATCGAAGGTAATGTTGAGGTATTGAACAAGCTGCAATCGGTCTCGGTTCGCTTCGATGATAAGTTTGAAATCGTACCTCGCCCTGAAGAGGGGCAGAAAGTCGATGCGCAACTTTACGGCCCTGTGAAAAGCGCCCTATAA
- a CDS encoding LysR family transcriptional regulator, whose translation MPSNVNWNQFAIFIEVYRLQSISRAAEVLNMSQPGVSNALRRLQAGLGVDLFVRKGRGIAPTVAANLLAEQLEQATQMIDVALEQVVEFDPAKPHRFDVTTNEVIQHLLLPYIDHPIVGNCKINLSMTPSSDIDISQKLVESQTDLVVDIQDNLMNSFSSQAVLKDEIVVVASVSHPQLQQGDVLTEELYFSQKHIVQSLRRANQFIADFFSLEPLRQRDIVTQSDSILSAMMLASQTHHLTVVSRSLANLYAQKMRLNMFELPFEVRSFNHTLLWHRRMEHSSGHRWLRETIQQLLTMATQKH comes from the coding sequence ATGCCTAGCAACGTTAACTGGAACCAGTTTGCTATTTTTATTGAGGTCTATCGATTGCAGTCGATTTCTCGGGCGGCAGAGGTGTTAAACATGTCCCAGCCAGGAGTCAGCAATGCTTTACGACGCTTACAAGCCGGGCTAGGCGTCGACCTGTTTGTGCGTAAAGGGCGAGGTATAGCGCCAACTGTGGCTGCGAATCTACTGGCGGAGCAATTAGAGCAAGCGACACAGATGATTGATGTCGCATTAGAGCAAGTTGTTGAGTTTGACCCAGCCAAGCCACATCGTTTTGACGTGACAACCAATGAAGTAATCCAACACCTTTTGTTACCCTACATCGACCACCCCATCGTCGGCAACTGTAAGATCAATTTGTCGATGACCCCGAGCTCAGACATTGATATTTCACAAAAGCTGGTGGAGAGCCAAACGGATTTAGTGGTGGATATTCAAGATAACTTAATGAACTCATTCAGCTCTCAAGCCGTGCTGAAAGATGAAATTGTCGTGGTTGCTTCTGTGTCTCACCCTCAGCTGCAGCAGGGGGATGTATTGACGGAAGAGCTCTATTTTAGTCAAAAACACATTGTTCAGAGCTTGCGTCGAGCCAATCAGTTTATAGCGGACTTCTTTAGCTTAGAGCCACTTAGGCAGAGAGACATCGTGACTCAATCTGATTCCATTCTCTCTGCAATGATGCTGGCTTCACAAACTCATCACTTGACGGTCGTCTCGCGCTCACTGGCGAATCTATATGCGCAAAAAATGCGTTTGAATATGTTTGAACTGCCTTTTGAGGTTCGCTCTTTCAACCACACCTTATTGTGGCATAGGCGCATGGAGCACAGTTCAGGGCATCGATGGTTAAGAGAGACGATTCAACAGCTTTTGACCATGGCAACCCAAAAGCACTGA
- a CDS encoding oxidative stress defense protein, whose product MKHLTSRLTLSATIVLGALLPLTSSAAGLDFPHIRTSGYGEITAAPDSAVVSIRVEETAQSAEEAKQQVDKAVETFLTQAQGKGLKREEIQSSNLHISPQYRYPKNAEPELVGYRATRTITVTINELESLNAYLDLAMQSGINRVDNIQLQTTEYDKFKQQALELAIKDAQTKAQSLAQGFGQQVDQVWEITYQQNQPRVMRAVAMDSNVESDSYTDKTIVIRDKVDVVFKISD is encoded by the coding sequence ATGAAACACTTAACTTCTCGTTTGACCCTCTCAGCAACCATTGTTCTGGGTGCATTGCTCCCCTTAACTTCCTCGGCTGCAGGCTTAGATTTTCCTCATATCCGCACCAGTGGCTATGGTGAAATTACCGCAGCCCCAGATAGCGCAGTTGTGTCTATTCGTGTCGAAGAGACTGCGCAAAGTGCTGAAGAAGCCAAGCAGCAAGTTGATAAGGCAGTGGAGACGTTCTTAACGCAAGCACAAGGCAAAGGGCTCAAGCGCGAAGAGATACAAAGTTCTAATCTGCATATTTCTCCTCAATACCGTTACCCTAAAAATGCCGAACCAGAGCTGGTGGGATACAGAGCCACACGCACCATTACGGTGACGATTAATGAGTTAGAGTCGTTGAATGCTTATCTGGATCTTGCGATGCAATCAGGTATCAACCGAGTGGATAACATTCAATTGCAAACAACCGAATACGACAAGTTCAAACAACAGGCATTAGAGCTTGCTATCAAGGACGCCCAGACAAAGGCACAGTCGTTAGCTCAAGGTTTTGGGCAGCAAGTTGACCAAGTGTGGGAGATTACCTATCAGCAAAACCAGCCACGTGTTATGCGAGCTGTTGCTATGGACAGTAATGTCGAATCAGACTCTTATACTGATAAAACTATCGTTATTAGAGATAAAGTCGATGTCGTGTTTAAAATCTCTGACTGA